The nucleotide sequence TTGCTTTGGATGGAATTTTCACCTGAAATTAGTGGAGGTTAATCATGAAACTGCTTCCCCccattaacaaacttcatatcatAAAATAACTTGCGATGCTGCCAATAGTGGCAAGTGATCTGTGAACATAGAATAAGCTATCTTGTTTTGTAATTTTTGGAAATTGAAGAAAAAGTGGACTTGTTTCTTTACAATAATGTTCTTAGTGTCATCTCTGTATTATATTTGGTCTTTAGTTGCAAAATAATCTAGAGGATCATCTTCACTGCAAGTATGTCACGTACATTAGCGAGAATATAGGTGTAATCTATGTTTTGCTGTAAACGGGAGCATCTGAATTCATAATAACCGTAGACTTTCTTGCTTGCTAGAATGTTTAAAATATGACTTGTTTATTCTCATTTTGAGCAAAATAAAGGTTCCGTGTCAAGAATATAATTGTCATCTTTTGCATATTCAAAGGTTCTGTTGGTCAATTCTGCCTTCGAAGCCAGCGCAGAGgacctcgaagccagctcctcctcgccctccccttcctgccttcgctttccgcggcgacgacgacgaggatgacatccagagggaaatctcacggcaggcgtcCAAAAACAAGTCTCTCCGGAAGGTTTCTTAAAATGGTTTCCTTATTcttggtattgatgagtaaatgaattTACGGGTtagttgattgatggtggaatttggtagatcgaggagcagcacaaaaaggcaatggaagaggatccctcgtCCTTCGACTACGATGGGGTTTACGAcaagatgaaggggaagattgcgcgccccaaggttcaggatcgaacggagagaaatgtacttcacttttgcctacgtttggatgaaaacatgatccttttgattacgctgatgatcgTATGGAATTGCGTTTCagtcttatgtgagacccctttatgcccttctttaatgatcatttcgaatgatcaaatttaaagaagtgatcttttagataagactatggcggtgataattggTCTCCAAGAAGATTTcttagatatgtacccaaagtcggataCTTTACAAAACGAACTCACCTTATTACTCTTTTTGAAATTGGTTTTCCCTCGTGTTCAGGGTGGGGCAGGTGTGACGATGATTATTTTTCGTATCTTCTCCATTCCTTTCTTGAAATAAACATGGGATACCTTttccagtttttttttctttttcaagttaGTCGATCTCTCATACAAAGAGTATTGAATTATATTTTGGTTGAAATACAGATCAATAATAGGATACAAAGTAAAGCTTTGTGGACTTTATATGTTTGCTTTGGCACAATAATTAGCATTTTAATTTTCAATTGTGCTTTGTTCAAGTACGATgtgaattcaaaaatcctaatTCAGTAGTTCTTTTTCGGCGGCATCCTTTTTGTATTAAACCTAAATTGTGGGAGAGGATCGACCTTATTTTTTGAGTGCTTAACGATTAAGAAtgcaagttaaaaattttatgtCTGTGTTTGATCTTGGTTACAGTCAAAGTATATAGAAACACTTATGGAGAAAGCAAAACAACGTGAGGGGGAACATGAAATTGTATATGAGAGGAAGCTGCTGAAAGAGAGGAGCAAGGATGATCACCTTTTTGCAGATAAGGAAAAGTTTGTAACCGGTGCCTACAAGAAAAAGATAGCAGAACAAGAAAAATGGTTAGACGAAGAGAGGTTGCGCCAAATTCGTGAAGAAAGAGATGATGTAAGTGGctcatatctttctttttgctgctttgctttatttttcttgttgcatatgtaatgtgatttatgcaaccttttgtgcataaaaaacatccactgttcaacaaaatgtggtgtattcgacaattgattttgtttttctctGGTGGAAGAATAAAAGCTTAAAATCACTTCATTGTTGTAGAATCAGCTCATCAACAATTGCCTTTTGTATGTTTATCTGGACTTTTTTGAGAAGCCAAAACTATGAGTTTGTCGGGGTCGTGAAACATGGTAATACTTTTATTAGAACTTATCAATTTATTGTTTGAATGTGCTTCCAATTTCGAGTCCTGTTGTACATACTTGTGTCATCTTCTTTTGTTAAATTTAAATCCTTTTGGTATTAACATCAAATAGAAATACTTTCGATAACTTTTGTAGATTTATAGTGATGAAAGTTATTAAGTGTATATTTCGCCTTTGGGAGTATTGCATTTGTGAGCATAATTATTGAATTTATCTATTAGCTAATTGATGAATTGTAATATTAGCTATCAAGTATTAGATGCTATTTGGTGTTGGCCACATGGAATGAGACCTTGGTAAAAGTATTGCATCCAAGGTTCACATCTTAGTCATCTATTAATATAAGCTTGGtggtaattttgattttttccataaaaattgaatttatctgattttggttttttgtattgattttaatttttctgtGACCTTATCCTATCATCATCTTTGTCCAATACTCCAACCATATTGTCCCAACCAATTGTTGTATTATTATCCCCTTCTTGTTTACCAGTCTTGACCTTCATCTCGATTTTTAAAACCTTGATAAGATCAGAATTTGGACAGTTTTGGTTAGGGGTTTGATTAATACCCAGTTTAGTCAGATAGGCTATCAGATCACATCGTGTTAAGATATGTTACACTTGTAGTCTTATAAACTATAATCTTCCAATTATGAAGCACGGTGAGGTGTCTTGAGGGTTTGAGTGGATTTGACAACCTTATGATCAGCATGGTTCATGTCTTTAACATCAGTTAGGGCAAGACTTAGGAGAGGACAAGACTTATGATGGTTCTCATGTTATTGTGAAACATGGAGCACCATAATTTTTTTACGCTTAGTCAGTATGATTGGTCCTTCTGGTGACAATACTCATGTTTAATGTTCCGAAACttaatgtgaattttcttttatgttatcaACCATAGTGTAAGAAGATTCATTATGAGTGAAGGCTTCTAGTTATTGTATGTTGAATCCAATTCAAATGGTTGCTTTCAGCAATGATGCAATTCAAATTTGACTAGTATTTGAGTGATAAGTTGTTTTATGATGCAATTAAGTGGGACTAGCAATTTCATTATTTCTCAGGAGTGATCACACTTCTCTTCGATGCTTTTACTTTTTTAGTTGGTTATCATAGTCATTAAATTTCATTATAAAGCTgccatttcttttctttaatcaATTAATGTAATCGACATGACTGCTTCATGTAGGTAACCAAGAAGAGTGACTTGAGCGATTTTTACTTTGGGCTCGGTGAGAATGTAGCTTTTGGTGCTCAGTCAGAAGATGCCACAAAACGGAAGGAACAAAAGCTACCCGGAGGCACTTTAGCGGTACCTGAACATGGCCCTACTGAGAAGAATGCACAGACAGATTATACTCGGGATACAGAGAAAGATGATACCCAAGCCAAGACTTCAAACAACTCTGAGCAAGCTGTAGAGTTAACAACATCAGATGTTACTGTAAAAGATTACGATGATGGTGATAAATTGGCAGCTGTGGATCAATCAACTGAACGTTACACGAGAGGTGATGACGCATTGGCTTCAGCAAGAGAGCGTTTTTCTAACTCGAAAAAGAGCAAGATAGCAGTTGGAAAGCAGTTGTTTCGTCTCTATTTAGCACTTATATCTGGAGTTAAAATTGGTATTCTCTGATGCCATTTATAGTAACCTCATCGTTTATTTAGTTTTTGAGGAACTCAAGAAGTGCACCTCTTGGTAAGTTTGCTGTAAGCATTTCTCCAAAATGAGCAAAAGAAGCATCAAATTTTTCATGTTAGACGCTTATTTATACACATAAAAGTTGTTTGAAGTGACAGTGGTCAGTCTGTATATGATTATGAATAGAGGAGTATGCAGCCGAGGCTGGTGAAGTCGAAGTTGCTATTATCAAAATTGCACCAAGATAAAAATGATGTAAACGCAAAAGTTGCAATAACATAGACCTCATTTGTAGCTTCTTCAGTTATTTGTATCAATCTGAGCAGCAGTAAGATGAACATAGAAGTTCAATTCTGAGAAGAATTCTATCAGGAGAAGTATTGCTTGTTTGGGGAAGtggcagaattttttttttgtcactgcaGATTGTTGTCCtataataaataatagaatttaGGCCTTCTCTAATGGCAAATAGAGAACAAAATCACTTCTAAACAAACAACAAATTTTGCAGGGAAATGATGAGCCACCGCTTCAACAATTCgagaaataaaaaagagagaggattCTATTATTAgggaataaacaaacaaaagctTTAACTTTAGTTGGAGCCAAAAACAAAAGCTAAAGATGGAGGGGAAGAAATTATAACGTCACCTCAAAATGATTTCAGATGTTGTGGGGAGAAGCAATGGGAAAGATATCTCGTTCACATTTCAGCTTCATCCTTGGGGGTATCATTAGAACCAGAGAGAGCGTGCAATAATATATAGTCAGACTACAGGAAGGTTGTCATAATCCTATAGCGAAAATGCCATTAAGATTCCTCCAAAATCTAATCTTCCAACCACCTTTGGTCTCCCCCCACTCATCATTCACCACCGATAAAATCTTGATTCCAGACAAATCTCAAAAAGACTATAGATCGGAGAGGAGAAAAGAAGGTCAATATTCTAGATTAGGACTTCTACAAATGATACGTCTGATAAGATACAAGGATACGTCTgatacgatacaaggatccatttggcatcgttttaaatggtctatttaccgaatcagatccgattaggatattggtccatctggatcaattaacaactcttatcgggtttaagaccgaatttgatccgcgtcacataggctttaacaataacgggtttatttctttaagattcgtgtcagtgtgggatgcttcgtccttttaatcgttgtatgctattaaaatcctaaaaagagccgcttgtgtaattttctttttgtctcgtcaatctttccttctcttctattaaaataatcaaataccaatatgtcagatccgattgccacctaatgaatgatacgtccgatacgatacaaggattcatttggcatcgttttagatggtctatttaccggatcaggtccgattaggatattggtccatctggatccattaacaacacttatcgggtttaagaccgaatccgatccgcgtgacagaggctttaacaataacgggtgtatttctttaagattcgtgccAGTGTGAGATGCTTCATCCTTTTAAatgttgtatgctatcaaaatcctaaaaagcgccgcttgtgtaattttttttttgtctcgtcaatcttcccttctcttctattaaaataatcaaataccaatatgtcagatctgattgccacctaatgaatgatacgtccgatacgatacaaggatccatttggcatcgttttatattgtctatttaccggattaggtccaattaggatattggtccatctggatccataAACAACTCTTATtgggtttaagaccgaatccgatcctcttgacagaggctttaacaataacgggtgtatttttTTAAGATTCGTGTCTGTGTGGGATGCTTTgtccttttaatcgttgtatgctatcaaaattcTAAAGAGAGTcgcttgtgtaattttctttttgtctcgtcaatcttcccttctcttctattaaaataaccaaataccaatatgccagatccgattgccacctaattaatgatacgtccgatacgatatAAGGATCCATTTGGtatcgttttagatggtctatttaccggattaggtccgattaggatattggtccatttggatctattaacaactcttatcgggtttaagaccgaatccgatccgcgtgacaGAGGCTTAAACAATAATGAgtgtattttttttatcattcgaaatgaccatgaaagaagggcataaaggggtcttgttgaatctcgtattttgatgatgaaactacttgatatatgtttatgatttaatctgcgttttgagtgacgcaggatgcttcgatcgggatgagacaattaaagcaggaaaatcatgttgtgccggaggaacatgtcagaagattggacgtcgggccggtggatcggtcgacgtatcgacagaaggcttcgggccgtggactcgggcatcggaccaagaagagcgggtattgtgccaaggatattggagttgcggagtcaactggccgattgggcaataggccgcaggaaaggacgatgcgtcgaagaatcggacgaagcgtcgagggaccaatgacatgccggacaacttggttaattgcttaggattaattgtctcagtcgaagcttttgtttacatgtgcaggattaactacgatgaaagtaagacatgcagcaggagttgcgccggagtcaagacaatgatcacgttgggagttcgagagttcgacggaagttcggacagtcgtcggaggttctgtgggaacaaatccgagaagtccataagcttgccaaagaagctcgtcggaactcgccaagtggatcgtcgcaagtccaggagtttgctggaagtccgcaggagcatcaccgagggttcatcggatgatcgacggaagttcgccggaagctcgccggaagaagcgattgacgcaccggagcaagctgcagaaattgtcttaggaattatcgtagttagcataataattaagttggaaatgggaggtgatcccattaacttaatcttggggcaattgggcccctaaaaaacccaaattgggccgaatggatcaacccattcggaccctgattgctgtgagaggtgcaaccgcccaagctaggaggtggcaccgcctgggctaagtctcccagcaagactgggcggtgcaaccaccccagccaggaggtggcaccgcctgggctcagtctccaagcgagactgggcggtgcaacctctcctgacaggaggtggcactgcctgagctcagtcttcgagctctgccaagcggtgcaaccgcctcagtcaggaggtgtaaccgcctgagctcggtcttcgagctctggcagagaggtgcaactacccctgacagaggtggcaccgcccagaggctcagtcttcgagctctgccaggcgatgcaaccgccccagtcaggaggtgcaaccgcctgatcccggaattccgggaattgacagttttgagctccaaatttgaactgggttggggcctataaataccccactcattcaacactgaaagagtaagaacttacactcgaaatcttgatctttctctgtgattcttagagctcaaaattattgtaaaggccaaaagttctcctccatctGTTCTTCCattttctgagttgtaaagagaggagagaaaatttatgtaagggttgtctcctaagcccgtcaaaaggactgaaactgtaaaagggtggttggccttcacctattgaaggaaggcctctagttgacgtcgatgacctcgtcggtggaggaagccaaaagtggagtaggtcaagattgactgaaccactctaaatctcggtttgcattatttactttgagcattttatctttactgcaaacctcctcaatagcttactgccttctacgcttttacgaacgagtttctaagttcagagctttccgaatctgcgtttagacataaatcagctttttcgtacgatcatcatatttcagtttacgtttacattttaatttcaattataactgcaaactgccttctgcgcatttacaaaacgtatctcaaagttcagtattttcagaatcgacatttagacgtaaaccagttttatcgtacgaacgtcatatttcagtttgcgcttgcattttgatttccatcataaactgcaaaccgccttcatagatttactttatcgtcatctcgcttaatcttaagttaaagtaatcttagaatcggattttacaccgaaatcgcttttatcaacgaacgaagttttaatagttgaaagatttccgctgcactaattcaccccccccccccccctccccctcttagtgctcttaatcctaacaattggtatcagagcccggtttttctcatttcggatttacacccacgagaaatggctctttatggctttcaagacggcttatcagtttttcgtccatcgttgtttagcggattggactatacttattggaaaactcgaatgagagatttcttgatttctatgaatttagatttatggaatatcgttgaaaacggttttcaacttccctctaaaccgatgaacgaatggtcggatttggagaagaagtatttttctttaaacgcaaaggctatgaatgccttatttttcgctttggacaaaaatgagttcaatcggatttctatgtgcgaaacggcttttgacatttgacgaacacttaaaatcacgcacgagggaactattagagtcaaagactcgaaagttaacattttattgcatgattttgagcttttagaAAGGTCCATGAAATTTGAACAAA is from Musa acuminata AAA Group cultivar baxijiao chromosome BXJ3-8, Cavendish_Baxijiao_AAA, whole genome shotgun sequence and encodes:
- the LOC135644261 gene encoding uncharacterized protein LOC135644261; translated protein: MVIVPSSILLQSHQKTITLYSRFCWSILPSKPAQRTSKPAPPRPPLPAFAFRGDDDEDDIQREISRQASKNKSLRKIEEQHKKAMEEDPSSFDYDGVYDKMKGKIARPKVQDRTERNSKYIETLMEKAKQREGEHEIVYERKLLKERSKDDHLFADKEKFVTGAYKKKIAEQEKWLDEERLRQIREERDDVTKKSDLSDFYFGLGENVAFGAQSEDATKRKEQKLPGGTLAVPEHGPTEKNAQTDYTRDTEKDDTQAKTSNNSEQAVELTTSDVTVKDYDDGDKLAAVDQSTERYTRGDDALASARERFSNSKKSKIAVGKQLFRLYLALISGVKIGIL